In Paludibaculum fermentans, the genomic stretch CGGAGAGACTCCGAGCCACCCGGCCGGGTAGAAGATAGACACCCGGCCGAAGCCTCCCCGTGGCGCTGAAGAAAGGCATCTCGCATGAAACTCAATTACTCGTGGTGCGTCTGCGCGCTGTCCGCGGCGATGGCGGTTGTGCCGGCCACGGCGGCGACCCTCCACAATTCGGCCGAAGTGCTGATGAAAGACGCGGGCGCGAAGGCATTCAACATCAGCGACAACGCCCAGGCGATCTTCCTGTCCGAGCCCGAGTCGAACATCAGCTGGCAGGGCCAGGCGATGCGACTGGAGGCGATCAAGAACGCCGTGCAGCAGATCTCCGGCGATGTGGGGCACCTGAATCTCTGGGGCGAGATGGAGTCGCCCGCCGAACGCAAGGCGGTGGAAGAGGCGAACCCGCTGCTGAAGGATCTCGCCGCCCAGACGTCGGACGCCATCCGATTCCTCAACGACAACACCAACCATCTCTTCCTGCCGGAATACCGCCAGCATCTGCAGAAGATCGCGCAGGATGCGAACCAACTGCGGGCGCTGTTCCGGGAGTCGACGAAGCTGAACTCGCTCAGCCGCAAGGCGGAGCACCTTCGTGAAGAGCTGAGCCACTCCTAACCGATTTGACCCAATAGCACACTAATCTCCCCGGCAGATTCCGGAAACCATCCGGAATCTGCCTCTTTTTGGTGGGGGGCGTGTGTGGGTGCTGTCGGTGGCCCGGGTTTGGCGGTGGCCGGGATGGCGGGTGGGGCGGTTGCGGAGCTTCGGTTGGCTATGTGATTCCCAATGGCGTGAGTCCGTTTCGGGCGGGGCACAGCTCGAAATGGCTTTGTTTGCTCAGAGGCGGTGGTTTGAGGGGGCTTGTCGGCGGAGGGGGGCGGGCGGGCCGCCGTGGGTCCAGTGCAAAATGGCTTTGTTCCCACAAAACTGGTGGATCGGGGTTCTATGTGGCAGGTCGTGCCGGCTGGGTCACAGGCACGCAGTCTGTGGTGGCTTTGTTCACTCAGAGGCGGCGGGGGAAGGGCGGTTGGGTTGCTGTACGGCCGCGGACATGGGTGACAATCTGGTCTACCGACATGGGTAACAGTCGTCGCGGGGGCTTGTCTGATCGCCTTTCGCGATTCTAGCCGGATTCGTACGCCTGTGGAAATGTGGGAATCGCGTAGCGATTTCCAAGCGCGGTGGGAAGCGAGGGAATCCTGTTTTTGGATTTCCTCGCTTTCCACGGTGCGTCATTTCCATGGGCCTTACTCAGCGGCCGGCACCGCCGCGGATTCGTCGTCCTGTTGCTCCAGCGCCTTCGGCTTCTTCCTCATAAACCGATTACGCTCTATGTCCAGCCAGCCGAGCAACAGCATGCCGTAGAACACTTCGAAATAGCGATCGTCAACCTGCCGCAGTCCAAGCAACTGACGCGCAAAGATCTCGCTGATGAAAATCCTCTGATCCTTGTAGTAGAGATCTCCGTGATTCTGGATCCGTCGTAGCACGAGCCCTGCCGGGTACTCCACCTCCGGGATCCGACGTGGCATCGGGCGCAACGACGGCTGATAGTGTTTTGCCGGCGTATCGTAGTCCAGGGCTTCATGGGGCCGCTGCTCGTTGTAGATCCTTTGAAAGTCGTGAAATCGCTTCTGCTGCTGGCGCGGGTTGGCCGCCGGCGGATTCAGCGTGTCCTGTTTCAACGTCCGATGCATGCGCTCGTGGCGGCCGTTTTCCTGCGGTGAGGCCGGTGCTGTGCGCTCCGGCAGAATGCCCAGCCGAACCCAGCGCATCGACAACCGACTGAGTCCGCCAGGCGCCCGCGTCGAAAACGGCGTGCCATTGTCCGTACGAATCACCTCCGGCAGACCGTACTCTCGAAACGCCGCCTCGAAGATCGCAGCCGCATGCTTTCCATCCGTCTTCGGCGTAATTTGGCAGCGCAGCAAGTACCTGCTGTGGGCGTCCGTGATGGTCAATGGATCGCAACGCACGCCATCACCTGTACGGAACCAACCCTTGAAGTCCGCGCACCACGTCCGATTGGGTCCATCCACGGACGCAAAGGGCTGCCCGAAGGGCGGCGTCCGCAAGCGTCGCTTTCGTGTGACACTCAGACCCGCTCTTTTCAGGATCATGGCGATGGTGCTGGGCGCCGGCCAGTGCTTCCTCTCCGGCTCCGCCTCGGCCAACTTCCTCAATAGCTTGCGCGGGCCCCAGTTCCACTTCCGCCGCTCAGCCAGGATGCGCTCTATGACTTCCTGACTGACTTCCTGCGGGCTGGTATGAGGCGCCCGGCTGCGGTCCTGCAAACCGGCCACGCCTTCCTCCTCTCGACGCTTGATCCACTTGTGGACCGTCTTTCTCGATACGCCATAGGCTTCCGCCAGTGCGGTCACGGTCTCGCCTTCGTCGTACTCCTGCAATAGTTGAACCCGTTGGTCCATTGCTCTGGTCTCCTTCCACGGCATCGACACTCATCGTGCCGTACCGATAAGGCGGATCAGATCTCTTGCGCCGCTGATCTGTGTTACCGATGTCGCCGGTCCAATTCGTTACTGAAACTCCGTACCGTTCGGTAACTGGCCCAGGAACTCTCCAAGGGAATGCTGGAGGAGAGCGTCCGGTTTGC encodes the following:
- a CDS encoding IS481 family transposase produces the protein MDQRVQLLQEYDEGETVTALAEAYGVSRKTVHKWIKRREEEGVAGLQDRSRAPHTSPQEVSQEVIERILAERRKWNWGPRKLLRKLAEAEPERKHWPAPSTIAMILKRAGLSVTRKRRLRTPPFGQPFASVDGPNRTWCADFKGWFRTGDGVRCDPLTITDAHSRYLLRCQITPKTDGKHAAAIFEAAFREYGLPEVIRTDNGTPFSTRAPGGLSRLSMRWVRLGILPERTAPASPQENGRHERMHRTLKQDTLNPPAANPRQQQKRFHDFQRIYNEQRPHEALDYDTPAKHYQPSLRPMPRRIPEVEYPAGLVLRRIQNHGDLYYKDQRIFISEIFARQLLGLRQVDDRYFEVFYGMLLLGWLDIERNRFMRKKPKALEQQDDESAAVPAAE